One genomic region from Bacteroidales bacterium encodes:
- a CDS encoding DUF1566 domain-containing protein, which yields MRKYLLCCAISLLCFSCVENEEKYLEGNIKTIEVTDIKTTSAVVAGNLDIISNRNAYAYAYPYENGICYSTTSHPTTNDFKIIGKRISTNGGYIITVDNPQEGSFTASLTNLQKNTTYFVRAYSLNKFGTFYGNELNFQTLLIDSKPLSFYTLDNIMIDSSDNNVVNDPTWEEANSYCENSVLSGYTNWRLPTITELAKMFGKKEEIGGFNTYYYSSLGYPYYWSRTLGHVEDGAWGGPYYYYYAVNFNIGQQIELSSTDGGVTNRTYCRCVRDTL from the coding sequence ATGAGAAAATATTTGTTATGTTGTGCAATTTCACTTTTATGTTTTTCTTGTGTAGAAAATGAAGAAAAGTATCTTGAGGGTAATATTAAAACAATAGAAGTTACTGATATTAAGACCACTTCTGCCGTAGTTGCTGGAAATTTGGATATTATTTCCAACAGAAATGCTTATGCTTATGCCTATCCTTATGAAAATGGCATTTGTTATTCGACAACGAGCCATCCTACAACAAATGATTTTAAAATAATTGGAAAACGGATTTCGACAAATGGTGGCTACATTATTACTGTGGATAATCCTCAAGAAGGAAGTTTCACTGCAAGTCTGACCAACTTACAGAAGAACACTACATATTTTGTTCGAGCTTATTCATTGAATAAGTTCGGTACATTTTATGGGAATGAACTCAATTTTCAAACCTTGCTCATTGATTCAAAGCCACTTTCTTTTTATACATTAGATAACATAATGATAGACTCTAGTGATAACAACGTGGTAAATGATCCTACTTGGGAAGAAGCAAACTCTTATTGCGAAAATTCCGTTTTAAGCGGTTACACAAATTGGCGATTACCTACAATAACAGAATTAGCAAAAATGTTTGGTAAAAAAGAAGAAATAGGTGGATTTAATACATATTATTATAGTAGTCTTGGTTATCCGTATTACTGGAGTCGCACTCTTGGTCATGTAGAAGATGGTGCTTGGGGTGGACCATATTATTACTATTATGCAGTTAATTTTAACATTGGACAACAAATTGAACTTTCCAGTACTGATGGTGGTGTGACTAACAGAACATATTGCCGTTGTGTCCGAGATACATTATAG
- a CDS encoding sodium:solute symporter family protein, whose protein sequence is MGLKFELGWIDYAIMLIYFIFVLGIGWALKKYMKSASAFLEAGRSMPAWVAGLAFISTNLGALEVMGMTGSGAKYGMLTTHFYWIGAIPAMIFLALFMMPFYYGSKARSVPEYLKLRYDEKTRGLNAILFAVMTILASGISMYALALLMETVLGWNFHLSLMLSAVIVLGYTYLGGLSSAIYNEVLQFFIIVIGLLPIVFLSLKQVGGWSGLEHSLAPIVSAKGYAADTFTTTWKYTGAAKSNPLGVEWYGIAAGLGFVLSFGYWCTNFLIVQRAMAAESINAARKTPLIGAIPKMFIPFLIIVPGIVALVLMNDPTTGFSIMVDGKANYDLTIIMLLKQYLPTGVLGLGITALLASFMSGMAGNVSAFNTVWTYDIYQSYIRPATGNKDADDKHYLKVGRLATIFGVVVSIAAAYLAGLFGNIMDFLQTIFSMINAPLFAVIFLGMFWKRTTGHAAFTGLLAGFLVALLHHGLTVPEGATTLVKGGWIGVVHTYPVEMAQNFWTAIFAFTTSASLTVILSLITKKIKSDDELIGLVYSMTPRSKVIVKEWYNRPVVLASIVGIICVILSIIFW, encoded by the coding sequence ATGGGACTAAAATTTGAACTAGGTTGGATCGATTACGCCATTATGTTGATATACTTTATTTTCGTTCTGGGTATTGGTTGGGCACTTAAAAAGTATATGAAATCGGCATCAGCCTTTCTTGAGGCTGGGCGCTCTATGCCAGCATGGGTTGCAGGACTTGCATTTATATCAACAAACCTTGGTGCATTAGAGGTTATGGGAATGACCGGTTCTGGTGCAAAATACGGGATGTTAACCACGCATTTCTATTGGATTGGAGCTATCCCTGCAATGATATTCCTTGCATTATTTATGATGCCTTTTTACTATGGCTCAAAAGCAAGATCGGTACCTGAATACTTAAAACTTAGGTATGATGAGAAAACACGAGGACTAAACGCCATTCTATTTGCAGTAATGACCATTCTCGCATCTGGTATATCAATGTACGCATTAGCACTTTTAATGGAAACAGTATTAGGTTGGAATTTTCATTTAAGCCTTATGTTATCAGCTGTAATCGTTTTGGGTTACACATACCTTGGTGGACTTTCATCGGCTATTTACAATGAGGTTCTACAATTTTTCATTATTGTTATTGGGCTATTACCTATCGTTTTTTTAAGTTTAAAACAGGTTGGAGGCTGGTCAGGCTTAGAGCATAGCCTTGCACCAATTGTTTCTGCCAAAGGGTATGCTGCCGATACATTTACTACAACATGGAAATATACAGGTGCAGCAAAATCAAATCCGCTTGGTGTTGAATGGTATGGCATTGCTGCTGGTTTAGGTTTTGTTCTTTCGTTTGGTTACTGGTGTACCAACTTTCTTATCGTACAACGTGCCATGGCCGCAGAATCAATCAACGCAGCAAGGAAAACTCCTTTGATTGGTGCCATTCCTAAGATGTTTATCCCTTTCCTCATTATAGTTCCCGGTATTGTAGCCTTAGTATTAATGAACGATCCTACGACTGGTTTTTCAATTATGGTAGACGGGAAAGCCAACTACGACCTTACAATCATTATGCTTTTAAAGCAATATCTACCCACTGGAGTATTAGGGCTTGGTATTACTGCATTGCTTGCATCCTTTATGTCTGGTATGGCAGGAAATGTTTCAGCATTTAATACAGTTTGGACCTACGATATCTACCAAAGCTACATTCGCCCAGCAACTGGCAATAAAGATGCTGATGATAAACATTACCTAAAAGTTGGTCGTTTGGCTACAATCTTTGGGGTTGTTGTTAGCATTGCAGCAGCTTACCTAGCAGGATTGTTCGGTAACATCATGGACTTCCTTCAAACAATATTCTCAATGATTAATGCGCCATTATTCGCTGTAATATTCCTAGGAATGTTCTGGAAACGCACCACTGGTCATGCAGCCTTCACAGGCTTACTAGCAGGTTTCTTGGTTGCATTATTGCATCACGGTTTAACAGTACCCGAAGGAGCAACTACCTTAGTTAAGGGTGGTTGGATAGGTGTAGTTCATACATATCCCGTTGAGATGGCTCAAAACTTCTGGACTGCTATATTTGCATTCACCACAAGCGCATCACTAACAGTTATTCTATCACTAATAACTAAAAAGATTAAATCTGATGATGAGCTCATCGGTTTGGTCTACTCAATGACTCCTCGCAGTAAAGTTATTGTTAAGGAGTGGTACAATCGGCCTGTAGTATTGGCATCGATTGTAGGTATTATTTGTGTTATTTTAAGTATAATCTTTTGGTAG
- a CDS encoding type II toxin-antitoxin system RelE/ParE family toxin — translation MAKRKIIWSHRAEIKLFKILEFYAERNKSKIYSAKLYQRLNKELKVLLKHPDIGLNTEIESVRGLIVDDYILFYEFDNEIITVHSIWDCRQNHEDLRIK, via the coding sequence ATGGCTAAGCGCAAGATAATATGGTCGCATAGAGCCGAGATTAAACTCTTCAAAATATTGGAGTTTTATGCTGAAAGAAACAAGAGCAAGATTTACTCCGCAAAACTATACCAAAGGTTAAATAAAGAACTTAAAGTCTTACTAAAACATCCCGACATTGGTCTTAATACAGAAATTGAATCTGTTCGAGGACTAATCGTTGATGACTATATACTATTTTATGAGTTTGACAACGAAATTATTACAGTTCATTCAATATGGGATTGTCGACAAAACCATGAGGATTTAAGAATAAAGTAG
- a CDS encoding nucleotidyltransferase family protein translates to MRTLQEIKNTLSSHKSRLFQDYPIKSMAIFGSYSRREQNDSSDLDILVEFSDKIGVRFIDLAEELETIVGFKVDLVSKKGIKEKYLKSIDSDLIYV, encoded by the coding sequence ATGAGAACATTACAAGAAATAAAAAATACTTTGAGTAGCCATAAAAGCAGATTATTTCAAGACTATCCCATTAAATCAATGGCAATTTTTGGTTCTTATTCTCGCAGAGAACAAAATGACTCCAGTGATTTGGATATCCTTGTAGAGTTTTCTGATAAAATTGGTGTAAGATTTATCGATTTAGCCGAAGAGTTGGAAACTATTGTTGGATTTAAGGTGGATCTAGTTTCAAAAAAAGGAATTAAAGAAAAATACTTAAAATCAATTGATTCAGATTTAATATATGTCTAA
- a CDS encoding nucleotidyltransferase domain-containing protein: MNKILIDRIVDLKKLCEIYKVRTMYAFGSVCTDKFNDSSDIDLLISFDNLSIEQYTENYFDLHYKLQDLFKRRIDLLTENSLSNPYFIKGIEQTKQLIYVT, from the coding sequence ATGAATAAGATACTAATTGATAGGATAGTTGATTTAAAGAAACTTTGTGAAATTTACAAGGTAAGGACAATGTACGCATTTGGCTCTGTATGTACCGACAAATTCAATGATAGCAGCGACATTGACCTTTTAATCTCTTTTGACAATTTATCAATCGAACAATACACCGAAAACTATTTTGATTTACATTACAAATTACAGGACTTATTTAAACGTAGAATTGACTTGCTAACTGAAAACTCTCTTTCGAACCCATATTTCATAAAAGGTATAGAACAAACTAAACAGCTGATTTATGTAACTTGA
- a CDS encoding Fic family protein: protein MDFKIIHGQLLDKFRESVDQNFLTILNSIPKLQIPVDYFQFYTSVSSVYSSKIEGEDIDFDSYFKHKFLNVKFKPDYTRKADDLYKAYEFIFKNRLSFENLKKAHSILSSNLLPKSQQGKIRTNPMFVINEQDRIEYVAAEPKIVIRELEKLFIDIEMLLEDELDETDTFYFASQIHLTFVKIHPFLDGNGRAARLLEKWFLKEKIGERAVSVPLERNYYRNLKAYYANIKKLGLEYTDLDYTKSFDFSLMTINSIKENEEK from the coding sequence ATGGACTTTAAGATTATTCATGGACAACTACTTGACAAATTTAGAGAATCGGTTGATCAGAACTTTCTTACTATCCTAAATTCTATTCCCAAACTTCAAATTCCTGTTGACTACTTTCAATTTTACACGTCTGTTTCATCTGTATATTCATCGAAAATTGAAGGAGAAGACATTGACTTCGATAGTTATTTCAAGCATAAATTCTTGAATGTTAAGTTTAAACCCGACTATACAAGGAAAGCAGATGATTTATATAAAGCATATGAGTTTATCTTTAAAAATCGCCTGAGTTTTGAGAACTTGAAGAAAGCACATTCCATTTTAAGCTCTAACCTTTTACCAAAATCACAACAAGGGAAAATTAGAACAAACCCTATGTTTGTTATTAACGAGCAAGATAGGATTGAATATGTAGCGGCTGAGCCAAAGATAGTAATTAGAGAACTTGAAAAACTTTTCATTGATATTGAGATGTTACTGGAAGATGAACTCGATGAAACGGATACTTTCTATTTTGCATCACAAATACACCTGACCTTTGTGAAAATACATCCTTTTTTAGATGGCAATGGTCGAGCTGCTAGATTGCTGGAAAAATGGTTTCTAAAGGAAAAAATAGGAGAACGAGCCGTGTCAGTCCCATTGGAGCGAAATTATTATAGAAATTTAAAGGCATATTATGCAAACATTAAGAAGTTAGGTTTAGAATATACAGACCTAGATTATACTAAATCTTTTGACTTCTCTCTGATGACAATAAATAGCATAAAAGAAAACGAGGAAAAATAA
- a CDS encoding DUF86 domain-containing protein gives MFDIKTSIDSIYEYLGDNRDFNTYKTNKLLKRGIEREFEIIGETASRILKIDSNFPIEDARKIVDLRNWVIHGYDRIDDVIIWGIISKQLPILQKQVETLLKDE, from the coding sequence TTGTTCGACATTAAAACCTCGATAGATTCTATTTATGAATACCTTGGCGATAACAGAGATTTTAATACATATAAAACCAACAAACTCCTTAAGCGAGGAATTGAGCGAGAGTTTGAAATAATTGGTGAAACAGCTAGTCGCATTCTGAAAATAGATTCTAATTTCCCGATTGAAGATGCAAGAAAAATAGTTGATTTGCGAAATTGGGTAATTCATGGTTATGACAGAATTGATGATGTAATTATTTGGGGCATAATCTCAAAACAACTTCCAATCTTACAAAAGCAAGTTGAGACTCTATTAAAGGATGAATAA